The Elaeis guineensis isolate ETL-2024a chromosome 13, EG11, whole genome shotgun sequence genome includes a region encoding these proteins:
- the LOC105060678 gene encoding uncharacterized protein — protein sequence MAFCSCFGPSKAERLEAERIQSQEARLRAAEAAQKRQEQFEKSAAGRAAIKQMAAMKQSNVSNKGEPVLKWQMG from the exons ATGGCGTTCTGCTCGTGCTTCGGACCTTCGAAGGCAGAGAGGCTCGAGGCGGAGCGCATCCAGTCCCAAGAAGCCCGTCTCCGAGCCGCCGAGGCCGCTCAGAAGAG GCAAGAGCAGTTTGAGAAGTCGGCAGCTGGGAGAGCGGCAATCAAGCAGATGGCAGCAATGAAGCAATCCAATGTCTCTAACAAAGGAGAACCGGTTCTTAAG TGGCAGATGGGATGA